The following is a genomic window from Bordetella petrii.
TCAGCCGTCGACATCGAAGACTACTTCGACAGCGCGCCGATCCCCGTGGCGGCGTTCGACGTGCCGGTGCCCACGTATGGCACCCAGGCACCCAAGGCGCCCGCCGAGGCCGCATCCAGGCCGGACGACGACCATTCCCATTCTTCTCCAAACAAGCAAGGTTGAACCATGAGCCTCGATCGCGTGTCTTCCGGCAAGCAACTGCCGGAAGATTTCAATGTCATCATCGAAATCCCCATGAATGCCGATCCGGTGAAGTACGAGGTCGACAAAGACACCGGCGCCGTGTTCGTCGATCGTTTCATGCTCACCGCCATGCACTATCCGTGCAACTACGGCTACATTCCCCAAACCTTGTCCGATGACGGCGACCCGGCCGACGTGCTGGTCGTCACGCCGTTTCCCATCCAGGTCGGCGCTGTCGTGCGCTGCCGCGCCCTGGGCGTGCTCGAAATGGACGACGAAGCGGGCGGCGACGCCAAGCTGCTGGCCGTGCCCGTCGACAAGCTGTATCCCCCTTACCGCCACATCAAGTCGTACGAAGACCTGCCCGCCGAAGACATCGGCCGCATCCAGCATTTCTTCGAACACTACAAAGACCTCGAAAAGGGCAAGTGGGTGAAGGTCAAGGGCTGGAAGGGCGTGCAAGCCGCCCAGGAAGAAATCGTGCGCAGCGCCGAGCGCTACAGCAAGTCGTAAACGGCTGGCACCTTCCTGACCATCAGGCCGCGATGCGCATGGCGTGTATCGCGGCCTGATGCTTTATGCGATGGCCAAGTCGGCATAGCCCGGCGCCAATGGCCGGTGCGGCTCCGGCGGGCCGCCCGGTGGCGCTGGGTGCGACGCAGGCGTGGCCAGCGCAAAAAAGGGATAAACTCGCGCATTGAATTCCACTGCGCCGGCCATGCCGGCACGCGTTCAACAAGGTCAAGCAAACATGGACTACGTTTTTCCCCCGTCGCCGCCCGTTGGGCTGCCTGTGGCTGGAAGCAGCACGCTGTTCCCCGCGCGCCGTGTGTACTGCGTGGGGCGCAACTACGCCGAGCACGCCAAGGAAATGGGCTTCACCGGCCGTGAAGATCCCTTCTTCTTCTGCAAGCCGGCCGACGCCATCGTGCCGGTAGCCGACGGCCAGACCGGCAGCATTCCGTACCCCTCGAAGACCAGCAACCTGCACTACGAAATGGAGCTTGTCGTCGTGCTGGGCAAGGGCGGCAAAGACATTCCGGTCGAGCAGGCCACCGATTGCATCTGGGGCTACGCGCTGGGTCTGGACATGACCCGCCGCGACCTGCAGGGCGAAGCCAAGAAACAGGGCCGCCCGTGGGAAGTTGGCAAGGCGTTCGATTTTTCCGCGCCGCTGGGCCCCATTCATCCGCGCAGCAAGGTGGGCACGCTCGAACGCGGCGCCATCTGGCTCGAGGTCAACGGCCAGCGCAAGCAGTCCAGCGATATCTCGCAAATGATCTGGAACATATCCGAGAGCATCTCGTACCTGTCGGGGCTGTTCGAGCTGAAGGCGGGCGACCTGATCTTCACCGGCACCCCCGAAGGCGTGGGCGCGGTGGTGCAGGGCGATGTCATGACCGGCGGCGTCGAAGGGCTGGGCGAACTGCGCGTGCGCGTCGCCTGATCATCGAACTTTCCAGGAGCAACAGTCATGCGTGGACGAGTCATGCTGATGGCACTGATCGTTTTTGGTGTCGTGCTGCAAGGCTGCAATACCATGGCAGGCATGGGTAAAGACATGTCCCAGGCGGGGCACGCCATTACCACTGCCGCTGAAAAATAAGGCCTGACGGCCTGCAACAAAAAACGGCCCCGATCGGGGCCGTTTTTTGTTGGCGCGGCGCCATGACAGTTAGCGCGCGCCGGCTGGCGAGAGTATTTCGCCTACCTCGGTATCCGCGAATAGCCGGTGCGTCGGCATCGTTTCAGACTACAGCCTCTGTTCACAGCAAGGGGGCTGACATGGTCCGAAGCGTTACCCGCCAACGCGGGCAAGGAATGACGGAGTACATCATCGTGGTGGCGCTGATCGCCGTGGCGGCCATCGCGGTTTATCAGCTATTTGGCCAGGTCGTGCGTTCGCAGACCGCGGCCATGGCGCGCGAGCTGGCCGGTGAAGACGGCACCAGCGAAGCGCGCGCCGCGCAGTCGGCGGCCGGCAAGGCGGCGGCGCAGACCAAGGCACGCACGCTCAAGTCGTTCACGGGCAATGCCAAATGATGTACCTGGCGCGGCGCTGGCGGTGTGCGGCGACCGGGTCCGGGCAGGGCGGGCAAGCCTTGCCCATCGCGCTGGCCTTGGCCACGATCGGCGGGCTGGGCTTGGTGGCCTTGTATAACGTCGGCCAGACCGCCGCCGCGCGCGTGCGTCTTACCCACGCTGCCGACGCCGCGGCCTACAGTGGCGCGCTGCAGCAAGCACGCGCGCTCAACCTGCTGGCCTACATCAATCGCGCGCAGGTGGCGCACCAGGTGGCTATGGCGCATCTGGTCACGCTGGCGTCCTGGGCGCAGTTCGGCCAGGCGCAGTCCGGGCAGCGCACGCGCGGCAATCCGCCCGCGCCGCTTATCGGCGCCCTGTTCGGCACCGCGCTGGGCGCCGCGTATGCGCGCGCAGTCGCCACAGGCGGCGCCGTGCCCGAGCTAGCCGGCGCGTTCCAGCAGCACGACCAGGCTGTGCACCAGGTGCTGCAGCAGGCATCGGCAAGCGTGGTCTCTGGTATGCACGAGGCCCGTCGGCAAGCCATGCTGCGCGTGCTGTACGCGAATTACCCCGAGCACTATCCCGCCTACGACGGCAATCCTGTCGTGCAAGGCGGGCCGTTACTGCTGCGCGCCTCTGCCGATCAGGCCGCGAGCGCCATACAATGGCATGCGGGCAACAGCCCGACCCACTTGCGGGGCATGGTCGAGCTGGCGGCGGCCCGCTACGATTTTCTCCGCCCACGTACCCTCACGCGCCGCAGCAACTGGATCGTGCACCGCAGTTGTCCCACGCTGCGCCACGAACTGCGGCGGCGCGGCGGCACCTGGCTGGACAACGATGGTCAGTGGGGGGCGCGCGATACGCTTTCGTACCACGCGCTGCGTTCCAATCGCTGGATCGGCTGCTATTACCGTGAATACGCCATGGGCTGGGGGCAGGGCGGGCAGCGGGCCTTGGCCGGCGACGAGTTCATCGAAAAGCCCCCGCAAGATTTCTCGCAGCAAGACTTCTGGCGCTGGGTGCACGAACACACCTCCTGGAACATCTTTTCGGGCCAGGACAACCCCATGGCCAACTCCTATGCGGTGGCGGGGGCGGCGCGCTGGTCCAGCCGCGGGCTGCCGTTTTATCACGAGCTCGATGCGCAAGCGGCGGGTCAGCCTCAGGGTTTTGCCATTCAGGTCAGCCAGATGGCCGACACGCTATCCACTACCGATGCGGCCAGCCACCTGGCCGCACCTCGCGGGCGCTATGCCTACGCCGGTTTGCGAGCCGAAGAAGCCGTTACCGTCACCAGCGCCGCCGAAGCCTACTTCGCGCCACCTGCTTCCATTGCCGGGCGCACCGAGTTCGCGGGCCTGTTCCGGCCTTACTGGCAGGCCCGACTGCGGCCCGTCGCGCCGGGTACCTCGTTCGGAGACCTGCCATGAAGTTCTTGCGCCATTATGGCGCCATGCGTGGCCAGGCCAGCATCGAAGCCATCCTGGCATTGGCCTTGCTGGCCCTGTTCATGCACGGTCTGGCCACGGTCGGGGCACTGCAAATGCGTGGCCTGCACGCGGCGCAACTCAGCCGCCACGCCGCGTTCGCGGCAGCCCGCGGGCAACGCGAACTTCCGCACTGGAACGGCGCCACGATCTCCGCCATGCATGCGCGCCACACCGACGCCGGTCTGCTGGCGGGCGATGCCCAGGCGGCCGGCCTGGCGCGAGACTGGTTGCGCACTGGCACGCATCTGCGCGTGGCGCAAGCCCGCGTGCACGCCGAACCCCGCCCGGTGTTCGTGCGGCGCGACGAGCCGTCGGCACTGTTGCCAATGCAGCGGCAAACCGTGCTTGCCGAAAACGCCGGCCACGCGCATGGCGAAGCCGCCACGGTGCAGCGTCTTGCGCTGTCGTCTCCAGGGTGGTCTGCCGCCGCGCAACGATCCCAAGCCGCCGCGCAGGCGTTACAGCGCCGCATGCAGCAGGTCGATGCGCCTTGGGGGCGCGGCCGCTGGTCTGTCGATTGGCTGGGGGCATGGGCTGACCTGACCCCGTCCGCGCCAAGGGAGCGCTGAGGCATGGGCGCGCCTGTGCTGCAGCGATCGCGTCCGGCATGGTGTCACGCGCGCTGGGGGCTGGCCACGGCGGCATGCGTGTCCATGATTGTCGCGGCACATGCCGGCCAGCAGCCCGCCCCCGTCCGCCTGCCGCTGCCGCCGGGCAGCACCCAGGCTTCCTTGGGGTTCGGTATGCGCCTGTACGGCATGCCGGCCGATATCCGCGTGATCGAGATCCCCATGCCCGTGGCGCAGGCTGCGCCCGCGCTCGCCCGGCACCTTCCGGTGCTGTCCGACCTCGGGGTTCATCCCGGATTCGCGATCCTGTCCGGGCAATCCGCGGGCCAGTTGTGGCTGGCCGTGCTCGAACCCGCAGGGCCGCAGCGCGCGCGCGGCAGTATCGCGGTGCTGAATGCCCCGGCAAGGCACGAGGCTTTGCTGCGGGCCAAACCTACCTGGCTGCCGGCCGGCGCGCATTTGCACCTGGATTTCAGCGATGCCGACCATGGCGCGCGCACCATTCATCAGGTCTGGACCATGGCCTTGCCCCGGGCGGCGGCGGCCCGTGTCATCGCCGAGCGCCTGCGGCAAGACGGCTGGCATCCCGACCCGAGCCACGACGCCGCCAGCCGCTGGATGCGCGGCGCGGCATCGCTGGACATCGTCATCGTCGCCGTCGACGGCGGCAGCGGCATTCTGCTGCAGCAGCACGAAAAGGTTCGGCCATGACATTTTCATTTTCCCCGCTGCTGACGCGGTTGCGCGCGTTGGGCGTCTATGGCTTTGCGTTGGCCGCGGGCCTGCTCGCCGCCTGGGCGGCGCGCGAGCACATTCAGGCGCGCGTGCGTGAAATCGAGCGCGAAGCCGAAGTGCTTGCCGTCGACAAGCTCGTTGTCGCCACCGATCTGCCGGCCGGAACTCGGCTGCAGGCGGGGCACCTGGCGGTACGCGATATTCCTGTGCCGTGGGTCGCCAGCGGCTCGTTCGATCCCGAGGCGGCCGACCAGGTCATCGGCGCCGTGCTGGCCGCCGACCTCAGGCAGGGCGATGCCTTGCTCGATGTCCATCTGGCGCCGGCCGTCGCGGCTCCTGCGTTGTCCGAGCTCGTGCCGGCGGGCCGGCGCGCGGTGACGCTGCCGGCCGAAGAAATCAACGCGGCGGCGGGCCTGCTGCGAGCGGGCGACCTCATCGATCTCTATGTGTCCTTCGCGCATCGCGGCCAGCACTTGACGGCGCCGCTGATGCAGGGCGTGCGCGTGCTGGCCATGGAATCCGGCGCCGACGCTGCGCCCTCCATCACGCTGGACGCCTCGGCGCAAGACGCCATCAAGCTGGTGGCTGCCCGGCACGGCGGTACCCTGACCGCCATGTTGCGCCATCGAGGCGATGGCGCGGCTCCGCCCGTAACCGCGTCGGGCGATCTTGCAGCGCTGATGGGCATCGATGCCCGCGAGGCCGGCCCCCGCACGGCCGTGCCTGTCCTGTATGGCGACCGGCTCGATGCCGGTCCGACGGCGCAGGCTCTCGAGGGCGGCAGCGACATGCGCGCATCAGACCCGGAGGCGCCATGATGCTGTCTCGCCTGTGGGCCTGGGGGCTGGGCCTAGTCCTGCTGACAATGGCCAGGCCGGCTGTCGCCGTCGAGCCCGTCGTGCTCACGCTCGAAGTCGGGCAGACCCGCGTGTTGCGCCATGCCGAGGTCACGCGAGTGGCAGTGGGCAATGGCCAGGTGGTCAGCGCGGTGTCGGTCGATGGCCGCGAGGTCGTGCTGTTCGCCCGCCAGGAGGGCGCGTCGTCGGTGCACGTCTGGGCGCCCCGCGGCGTGGCGGCAGCTTACGAAGTGCAAGTGCGGCCTGCCGGCTGGGCGCTCATCCAGGAAGAAGTCCAGACGCTGCTGCGCCACATTCCCAATGTGCGCAGCAGCGTGGTGGGCGGCAATGTGGTGCTCGAGGGCGACGACCTCGCCGATGACGACCGCGCGCGCGTGGCGGCGCTGGCGCAACGCTACCCGCGCATTCTGGACTTCACCGGCCAGGTCGGCTGGGACAACATGGTGCTGCTCGACGTGCAGGTCGTAGAAATACCTAGCGCGCGCTTGCGCGAATTCGGCCTGCAATGGGATGCCCTGTCGCAAGGAGGCCTGCATGCCGGTGGCGTCTGGCAGCCCGGGTCCAGCCTGCAGCTGGCCGATGCGGCACAGCCGCCCGCGCTATCCATGCAAGGCATGGGGGCAGCTGGATACTTCGGGGTCAACGCGCTGCTCTCAGCGCGGCTGGCGGCGCTGGCCCAGCGCGGCGAAGCCGTGATGCTGGCGCAGCCGCAATTGTTGGCGCGCAGCGGCACCACGGCGTCGTTCCTGGCCGGCGGCGAAGTGCCCTACAGCACGACAGACGCGCAAGGCAACAGCTCTACCGAGTTCAAGCCCTATGGCGTGTCGCTGAACATTACGCCGCGCATCGACCGCAACGGGGCCATTCGTTCTCGCATCGAAGTCGAGGCCAGCTCGATCGATACCTCGCTCAGCGTGGCGGGCGGGCCGGCGCTGCGCACCCGCCGCGCCGTTACCGAGTTCAACGTGCGTTCCGGCCAGACCCTGGTGCTGGGCGGTTTCTTGTCCCGCGAACGTTCGCACGAACGCAGCGGCCTGCCTGTATTGCAAGACATCCCGTTATTGGGGGCGCTGTTTTCATCACGCCGCGACCAGCACAAAGAAACCGAACTGGCCATATTCGTGACACCACGTATCGTGTCGCAAGACCATGCCGAACTGGCCTTGCGCGTACAGCGCGGCCGCCATGTGTTGCAGCAGGCCTTTCCCGCCTCTCCCGCCCTGGGTACCGCGGCCCCGGGGCCAGGCGCCCCTGACTGGAGCGCCTACATGGGGCCCGGCTCGCAATGGCGCGGGGCTGCAGGGGATGCAACCGTTCACCGCACTTTCCAATGACTATGCTCGATATCTCCATGACCTTCGAAGACGGGCAGCAGCGCACAATTCGTGTCCAGGCTCCCGTGCTGATCGGCCGCGCCGCGCAATGCGGCTTGCGCATTGCCAACTGGCGCGTGGCCCGAAGCCATGCGCGGCTGGTGCCACACGACCAGGCACTTGAACTCGAAGACCTCGGCTCTTTGGGCGGCACGTTCGTCAACGGGCAACGCATTACCGTGCACCGGCCCGTCCTGCCTGACGACGACATCCTGGTCGGACCATGCCGCATGCGGGTGCGCCACGCGGCCGAGCCCGTGGCTGTGGCTGAAAATGAGCCCGTCCGCGACATGCCTTTGCCGGCCACCCCTGACAACGAACCCCAGGTCGAATCCGTCATCCCGGTGTTGGATGCGCTGGCCCTGCTGCCGCATCGCCGCCGCCTGCATGCGGCCTTGCTGCAGGCCCTGGACCTGCGCCG
Proteins encoded in this region:
- the ppa gene encoding inorganic diphosphatase, with product MSLDRVSSGKQLPEDFNVIIEIPMNADPVKYEVDKDTGAVFVDRFMLTAMHYPCNYGYIPQTLSDDGDPADVLVVTPFPIQVGAVVRCRALGVLEMDDEAGGDAKLLAVPVDKLYPPYRHIKSYEDLPAEDIGRIQHFFEHYKDLEKGKWVKVKGWKGVQAAQEEIVRSAERYSKS
- a CDS encoding fumarylacetoacetate hydrolase family protein, encoding MDYVFPPSPPVGLPVAGSSTLFPARRVYCVGRNYAEHAKEMGFTGREDPFFFCKPADAIVPVADGQTGSIPYPSKTSNLHYEMELVVVLGKGGKDIPVEQATDCIWGYALGLDMTRRDLQGEAKKQGRPWEVGKAFDFSAPLGPIHPRSKVGTLERGAIWLEVNGQRKQSSDISQMIWNISESISYLSGLFELKAGDLIFTGTPEGVGAVVQGDVMTGGVEGLGELRVRVA
- a CDS encoding entericidin A/B family lipoprotein, which codes for MRGRVMLMALIVFGVVLQGCNTMAGMGKDMSQAGHAITTAAEK
- the cpaB gene encoding Flp pilus assembly protein CpaB translates to MTFSFSPLLTRLRALGVYGFALAAGLLAAWAAREHIQARVREIEREAEVLAVDKLVVATDLPAGTRLQAGHLAVRDIPVPWVASGSFDPEAADQVIGAVLAADLRQGDALLDVHLAPAVAAPALSELVPAGRRAVTLPAEEINAAAGLLRAGDLIDLYVSFAHRGQHLTAPLMQGVRVLAMESGADAAPSITLDASAQDAIKLVAARHGGTLTAMLRHRGDGAAPPVTASGDLAALMGIDAREAGPRTAVPVLYGDRLDAGPTAQALEGGSDMRASDPEAP
- a CDS encoding type II and III secretion system protein family protein, yielding MMLSRLWAWGLGLVLLTMARPAVAVEPVVLTLEVGQTRVLRHAEVTRVAVGNGQVVSAVSVDGREVVLFARQEGASSVHVWAPRGVAAAYEVQVRPAGWALIQEEVQTLLRHIPNVRSSVVGGNVVLEGDDLADDDRARVAALAQRYPRILDFTGQVGWDNMVLLDVQVVEIPSARLREFGLQWDALSQGGLHAGGVWQPGSSLQLADAAQPPALSMQGMGAAGYFGVNALLSARLAALAQRGEAVMLAQPQLLARSGTTASFLAGGEVPYSTTDAQGNSSTEFKPYGVSLNITPRIDRNGAIRSRIEVEASSIDTSLSVAGGPALRTRRAVTEFNVRSGQTLVLGGFLSRERSHERSGLPVLQDIPLLGALFSSRRDQHKETELAIFVTPRIVSQDHAELALRVQRGRHVLQQAFPASPALGTAAPGPGAPDWSAYMGPGSQWRGAAGDATVHRTFQ